CTCAAAGTGAAGGATGCCATGGCCAAGATACTTAGTTAACACCTCCATCACTCATAACTGCCATATGcaaggtaaaactataaaactataaaactatTTTATAGTTATAGTCaagttattagtattattagaattctgattgagcatTTTAAAGGTGTAATATTAGCCCtccacaaaaaataaattgtgatcattttaattgctttacTTCTGTAAAATTCTTAACTGTACTGTGGAATGTCAGCGGTCTATTACACTGATGCTTCATTGAAATAATGGTCCACTTTGATTAAAAATATTTTGAATTGACTGATGTAAAACAGTTTTCTGTTGGTCAATTTAgtacacatatttatttatctttcCTGGCTGGTTTAAATTGCTGGTATCTGACTGATCAAACTAAAACGTGTCTAAATACTCTATAAATCAAATATGTTCACCCAGTGGCTCTTGTGTTTCTAGGGTCCTCATTAAATAAACAGGGACACCTATGTGCTGATCATATCCGTCTTTTCGTTCGtcacactcctagcctcctatgtATGTTTTGGATTATATTTGGCTATAACCCAATAAATTCACATTTGTATACATTCTGTTTAACCTTTCACGTATTGTTCTATTATATGATTGTGAagaccctttgtgtgtgtgtgtactggttTAACCATATATCTATTGCCAGTGTCAGCTGGGTGGCTTGAACCTAAATTACCTCTTCAGGCTGCAAAAACATCAGCTTTCAGAAATATGGTCCCAAAGCCTCTGTTCCGGCTGTGGGTCAAAGTATCTCGAGTGAGGCAGGAATCCGATACGACCGCACTGTCTATCTCTACTGCAGTAACTTCTCAAACAGGGGGAAGCTTTTAATCCCCCTGGTGTTGACACCTTGCATTTGCTTGTGTTCAGGGCTTTCCGTTTGCTCAGTTCATGCTCTGCTGAAGTAGGTCACTGTTTACCACTAACTGGAGCGCTGAAGCCCAGATGTCTTCCAGTATGTTTATAATATTTCCACATTATTTGACTTTGTTAATTCGAATTGCAATGCAAGAAGAATTTTTTATATGTAGTAATACCCCCGATTTACACCCTGCTAATGAAGATTATAATATAAGGTGTGTGATTTCTTCCCCTCTCCTagatattgttaaaaaaacaccattacactGTACTCAAAAACAAGTAAACCTTATAAAATTCTACTACAGTTTCCCCATGTTTTtactatggttatactatgattTGACTACAGTTTACCattgtttgtcatgtttttaaatctgcctcaccatacctctctggcctttacaatgcttacttgtgctttgccatgctttattaccctttcctatgcttttactaggggaaacTCCATTAATTGAATGAaaccatcttttttttattacacatgtGTTTGGTGGTTCAGAAAATGTTAACGAAAGTTCAAAATCAGTCAACAGTAACATTGTTATTTTTGGAAGTAACTAGCAGTGCCTGCAGTCTCCTGGAAATGAGGTTATAGGCTCAACAAAAGAGACTCAGtaattgtatatactgtagtgctcACTTGCAAAGTATGGTCACTTGTTTATGTCAAGCCTCAGATGGTTACCAAAGGAAACAGTAAATAAACACTTTGATAGATGGAGCTTATATTGAATATATATAAACCCTGTTTCTAATTTAGTGGgctaatttaaattattattatttatttattagcagacacccttatccagggcgacttacaattgttacaagatatcacattatttttacatacaattacattattttttacacattatttttacatacaattacccaaggatacagcagcagtgtcccccacctgggattgaacccacgaccctccggtcaagagtcctaaccactactccacattgctgcccagtTATCTTTAAACAATCTTACATATCACATCTCATCATGCTAAACATACTGAATAATTAAGTTTTTCATCTTTTTCTGGCTCCTGGGCAAAAGTGACTGACAGGGATAAGTGCTGGGGCTGTTTACGCTGAGACAGCTGCCTAGAGTGATGGCCCTGAAGTTGCCTCCTGGAATGCTGTTGCTTGGACAAACCGCGGCCCACGTTCCTGGCGGTCTGTGGAGGGGCTTGGTTGTCTCCGTAACCCTACATTGAGGGTTAGGGCACATGGGGCCTCTGGGCAATCCACCCACCAGCGGAGCCTTAACTAaggccgcgatggtggagtcaACTGGGGAAAAATTTGCAAGCCCCAGTTTCTCTGCATCCTCTAATGCAGCGAGCCTAGCGACTTGTTTCAACGCACTCGGCACTGACGCCGGTCAGTCCCAAGAGGAGCGTACTTCCTGCATGAAGTCAGGAAACAATGGGAAGAGTTGCACCGCAGGAGCCGCTGCCTGTGTCCAGAATATGGACCGGCGTGGCGTGGCGTGGAGAAGGGGTCATCCCAGGAGGCTGCTAACAATAGTGTGTCCTCCTCCGCCATTAATGGCTGCGACTCAATCTAGGCTCCTGTAGGAGTCTCAGTGGCCGGGGCTGGTGCAGGTAGCAGCAGGGTCGGACCTGTATTGGTACCGCAGGAACTTGTTGCCTAGATAGAAGCTCGAGGACAAGTGTCATCTGCTCCTTCAAGTAAATAATGTCCTTCACTTGTTTCGAACGCTTTATCCTTCTCGtctggggggagggggagcaGCTGCGAGGTCTAGGCGCAGGAGCCTGAGCACAGGGAATCTCCTGCGAGGGGCTCTGCGGGAGCTGAAGGGGCGGGGGTGGGGCCCCGAATGCTGCTGATGACTCGGCCATGGGAGACTGTGTCTAACCCCGTGGTCTTGTTGAGCCTACAGCGATGTATTTTAGGCTGGAGTGCTGTGCGCAATTGCTGTGCATACCGAGTGAACACGCACCGTGCGCACTGCCGAGACTAGCTCACTGGAGCTGTGAGCACCGAGGGTACCGGTCACCAAGTGCACTGGGAACCCTAGCCTACCACCGTGTGCACCGACTGTATTAAACACCGGACACACCGAGTGTACTGAGCATCCTTACTGAGTACCACGCGTACCGAGTGCAATAAGCACCGGGTGCAGAGGGTGCACTGAGCACTGTTTATACCAAGCACTGGGGTGCTAAGCGCCAagggcaccgtgtgcaccaagtACCGTGAGCACTACGTGCAATGTGTACTGTGCCACACCGTGTGCCGTGTGCaatgagcaccatgtgcacctaGGTACCGAAGTACCGAGGGCTATGCGTGCACAGAGGTACCGAAGCTCCGGATGGCAGCTATGCAACGGTGCCTACCTTAACtgcgtggtcacacacctggtcggTGAATAGcatgcaccagggagacacaagggctgAAGCCGCGGCGGGCGAGCTGACTAGCCAGACAGCGGCGAGTGGAATCACTGGACAGCGGGGGTACAGCAAGGCCTaaccccgtggaggaactgtattcTCCCAAGAGTGTAGTTTTtagagagaaaacacacacacacacacacacttcttataatactgcacaggcagtcactcacaTATGACAGACAATAAACAAAAAGGCAGCTTGCAAAGCAAGCAAGCAGGCTGCTGGAAGTGAGGAAGCTAGAAAAAGAAACTTCAGTTTGGAGTCactgattccgggaaagcggcaagccggctttcagcacgaatgcagttCAGGAAGCTGTTTTTACAATAACACTCAGTTAAACACAGAGGTTCTTACCTTACgctcttgagaaggaaaaagagaaatggcgtCTTCAGGATGACGgtgaccgagtgcgtcatcccaggaaggggcctatcggcagctcagtaatacctagccaatgggcaggcatatcccaaacataatgttgttgttggtggtcgtcttcgaattgaaagggaacttgttTTTTAAGTGCAAGCACAGAAACTGTTCGGAGCAGACCGTTACAAACATGGCATTTTAATCTGACATGCACAGTATTTCCAAGGGGACATGACGCACTAGACCGATTTGGAATATACAGTTGAATCTGATATGCGAAGTCTGTTAAGTACTTTTAGGGGGGATTTTTATTGTCAACTCCCAGAGACTTGACGATGGCTTCTGCAAAACCAAAACCTGCGTTGCTTATATTTTCCTCGCAGAAGAGCAAGTGTGAATAAAAGTGACTATGAGAAATTGATAGCGATCGACTCTAAACACAAATGACGAGAAATAGTGCTTAACAGATATACTGCAATATGAAGTGCCTTTGCTTACTTAATTTGAAAAGCAGTGCAAAACACACTGAAAACGTTTTACAACATAATGCGTTTTGCATTTGAGAATGATATGTGATGTAGCATATTGAACGGCGCTAGTACCTAATGCTCCACTCCTCGTGTCGGTCCTGAGGTCGTAATGTTCCATTGCTGGTGGTCCTGTATGGATTTATTCTGCACCCGCTCGAAGCCTTTGAACCACGTGAGGGGTGTATTGAAAAGCCCTGGTTAAAAGCAGTCAGCATCACTCTCAGCTTGGCATTGCTGCACACTAACATGTAGAAAGCGCACCAGCATTGTTTTCTAGGTATGGCGTTATGTGTGCGTTTATAATATTTTTTctcctattttaatatatatatctatatatatattagttgtcTGTTAAAAACGACCATGGCTTGGCCATGTATTAGTAGGGTATGTTGTCTTGCTCGTTTCTGGAACCAATTTGATAAATCAGATCTCTCAGTTCCACTGACCATTCAGAATTACTCGGAAATCACCGATCAAGACGTTCGATCAGTCACAAAGCACGTCCCGGCGGACAGATCTGTGAGGAACGATTACCCTTTGACACCAGATCACAGAGGATCACCTACTGTTCAAGATCCGGCGTTCAGGAGATCGTGGAAGGGACGGAAAGAACCAAGTTTCAAACCTCGAGAGGATTACCAGCCACCAGATGTACCTTTTCAGACTGTGACCCAGTACAAACAGGACTTCAAACCTTGGCCCATTCCGAAAAAAGATAATTTTCCGTGGACCAGCAATGGCGGAAAAAAAGATGGATTTTCTGTCTCCCCGTCAGACAGTCCGGTTAATCAGTACCCCCAGCCGGGAGCACAAAGAGCCGAGAAAGAAGAGAGAAACAGACAGCGATGGGGAGCAGAGCAATTAAACACAATCAAAACAACCTCTAACAGGTATGTCTTTAGGCGCTGTTCTTCAGCACCATTCATAACCACGGTGATTCCCGTAACTAGGAGCGTTCTCCTTTTGGGTTAAAGTTGCATTAATATTAATGCTATGGCTTAAGAACTTGTTTATAAAGTAATACGTACAGGTCAACCATTCCATCCTAAAGTAACGAGTTTTACTAACTGTACCATTGTTTTATCTTACCATGTGTGCGGTGTGTGCGACATGAACTCTTTACAGTGATTGTACTGATAAACTTAGCAACCGCAGGGAGTCGTTTATTTTATAAAGTTCTATTTATTTGATTCTTCTCTGGAAATtcgcctttgcacttgcttcaacaTCATTTTATGACATAATTGAAATTTAAATCCCCGAAACTGAATCTCATAACATGTTTGACCTGCATAGATACTGCatagaggcccatctattattattatttttttttatataatacatggatgtgatgctaatattaaagaagacgaggttcagcagtacagttgggttttttaaacgAAGTGGTTCAGTCCTGTAAAGACGTTCTATGTCttttatccgttagtgcttcagctttatttggatgattgcctttaccttgttttaatttcccgttccacTCCAGTTTCTCTAAGATACGAATGAACCAGGTTTGCCTTTTTtgttaacgtattctcattttgttgatcattaatgaacatttctgtactgtgggtgttgtcgagtgattgaattgaaagtgatggtctcgaggagtcgaatgggtaaAAATTCAAGtttattttcctctagaggaattatcactttttacgtctctactgtggtattatgcctttttttagaaTTGCTcaagatgcaaatatagccttaaCCTGCGTTGCTTATATTTTCTTCGCAGAAGAGCAAGCTATATTTTCAAAACACTCAatgcatctttttaaatttattttattcaatAAGGTAGAGCAGACACCCCAAGCTGCTAAAATACTATGTTCAGTCCTTATTAAAGTATGCCTGCATATCTGAAACTGACAGTTACACTGTATTCTTGATATATTTGATTCTATAAGCATGCActcaaattaaacaaacagtacAACACAACATTGGTGTGATCACAATACTGCACAAAGTGGTGTAATGCAAGATAATGAACGTACATGTAAAGAATACAGTATATGCTGTGGTAAATGTGcctcattaaaacaaaaccaagaaAGAAGGATTTATGGAGTGTGTTTTGAAGATATAGCTTGATATTTATCAACTGGCTGTTGTTGAATTCTTTAACAAGGTTATAGAACTGCCCAGCAATATGGTAAAAGAATGTCATTTTGTAATGGTTGTTAATGTGAGTGTGAGTGGAGAGGGGGGTAAGTTTCCATTGGTAACGATTCTGCTATTGTATTGTTGCTTGCTTAAAGTGCAAAAGAGATCTGGAATGTTTGAAGGCATATTAatcataactttttttaaaattctagaTTCCCTTCCACGGTTCATTATCTTATGGGATAAATACAATGCAAACACTCCAGTCTTTATGGATCACTAGCAGACCAGCTTTCAACTAGATCCTTCCAATATTGTTATTAACCTTATCCATGAACTCTATCCATGTTTTAAGTTGCATGCACACAGAATGGTTAATGCCACAGTTAGTTTTGGGTGAGCACTGTTTGTTACCAGGCTGATAAGGCCTCCAGGCTACACAGGAGCTCTTCACCAGCATGCCAgagttatttatttgaacaacTGTAGTATTGTATTTCCCTTTAGATATTTCCCTTTAGATTTCAGATGTATTATGGGCATTATTCAAAGTGAAATctgcaatattattttaaaaagggaaatcAGACTCTTAATAATCCAAACTTGATAAATTACCACAGAGATTCTTGTTACTAGTTTTCTAAATATGAACTGTATTCCTTCTTAAACATGGTTTGATTTGCACTGTGGATTAATGATCCAGCATAACTTGTCCACACATCTTTAGTGTCTTCTtttctgtcagtaaccaaccagcagTCTGTTGACCTAGGAAGTGTAAGTGTAACATGTTTCCTGTAGGGTAGCCAAGTGAACTAATAACTTTAActttacctagtgtagtaccagatatccatgttttaaaatgacaatgcatgtttgtctttcaaaactgcacatttcagacctgtaAAGTGGATGGAAGTGGTAAGTCTGCACCTTTTTTGCCCCTCCATCCTCCCCTACACCACCTCTGCAACTGCATCTTTTCTGGGGGATAGGCTAAGCACAGCACATCGCCTTGAAGCCCCCTCCTTGAGGGTGGCTCTCAGAAGGACCCCCAGCCAAACCATTCCACAAGCACATACCAGTCTGACCCTGCACAGTTATTGCTCCTGGACAGTGACTGTCTTATTTAGTTTGTATTGTGAAGTTATGGTTGGGGATTATGCtgaaatgaaatgtgcatct
The DNA window shown above is from Acipenser ruthenus chromosome 17, fAciRut3.2 maternal haplotype, whole genome shotgun sequence and carries:
- the LOC117423222 gene encoding microtubule-associated protein 6 homolog, with amino-acid sequence MAWPCISRVCCLARFWNQFDKSDLSVPLTIQNYSEITDQDVRSVTKHVPADRSVRNDYPLTPDHRGSPTVQDPAFRRSWKGRKEPSFKPREDYQPPDVPFQTVTQYKQDFKPWPIPKKDNFPWTSNGGKKDGFSVSPSDSPVNQYPQPGAQRAEKEERNRQRWGAEQLNTIKTTSNREEFRPWMGAKPCKPVRKKPSYVPPSPDAPPETSYRAAFGGDVFKQMETLQVDDNSQQSTLAEKSDPANIRTKGGTSEPMVKTRLSQNPSAVFQSGSRVFNV